Genomic segment of Salvia hispanica cultivar TCC Black 2014 chromosome 2, UniMelb_Shisp_WGS_1.0, whole genome shotgun sequence:
CATACTACTACACATTGTTTAGACAGGCAAATGTCAGTGGTATTCCTGTTATTCGCCCTCTTTGGATGGAATTTCCCTCCGATGAGAAGACGTTCACCAACGATGAGGCTTTTATGGTTGGAAACAGTATATTGGTGCAAGGAATATACACCGAGGTCACATTCTTACAAGACTATTCAACCTCTTACCCTTGTACTGCTGTTCTCTTGCTCCGGTATCTGTATTCGTATTATGCACTTAATGTGTTTGGAAATTTTCTGCAGCGAGCCAAGCACGTTGATGTGTATCTTCCTGGGGACCAGCCGTGGTATGATATGAAAACTGGAGCTGCTTACAAGGGAGGAGTAACTCATAAGCTGGAAGCTTTAGAAGAGAGCATACCCTCTTTCCAACGGGCCGGTACCATCATTCCAAGAAAAGACAGAACCCGTCGAAGCTCCACACAAATGGAGAATGATCCTTACACTTTGGTATGTCTTCGAATTCAGTTACACAAACATATATGAACTTGCTTGATTCCGAATTTACCCTCAAATAGAGTCCAATAAGTGTCTCCAATGGAAAGATTATGTTTGAGGTTTGGTTTCACTGCAAGATTCAGGATATTTTCACTCCCAACGTTAATCACGCGTGAGAGGGCCATCTTGCTCTATCGAGTGACAGTTCTAAAAATGGAGTCTTTGTTGCTTCATTCCCTTCCCGAAAGTAAACATTAAACTAATTGGTTTCTGATATATATGAACTCTGAGTCACTAAAACGCGATGATATGTGTGGCTGGCAGGTCATCGCGCTCAATAGTTCCAAAGAAGCTGAAGGAGAGCTTTATGTTGATGACGGGAAGAGCTTCGAGTTCCAGCAAGGCGCCTACATACACCTTCGTTTCACATTTTCAAACGGGAAGCTTACTTCTACAAATATGGCCCCTGCTACAGCTGGCAGCCGCAAATTTGCCTCGCGCTCCACCATCGAGAGAATCATAGTCGTAGGTCTGTCTCCCGGCCCCAAAACTGCACTTGTTGAGCCAGGGAACCATAAGGCAGACGTCGAACGCGGCCCGCTCCTGCTTCGAGGAGGGCCTGCCCCGTCGTCCGTCCTAACCATCCGCAAGCCTAATGTGAACATTGCAGATGATTGGACGATTGCAATTTTGTAAACAGCTGCATAGAGAGGGTGAGGATACCATTTGCATTAGATTGGGTGCCCTTTTAATTAGAGGATCATGCAGTTGTTTCGATATTAGAACTATAGAGATTATTAAcagtttctttttcttttatcttcaCGGATTCATAACCAatataaatgcaaaatttatgttaaattgAAACATTCCTTTGAATGAAACAAATCTAATATACTTAACCTAAAAGTTGGGGCTATATTAATTATGCTGAAAATGAAAGACATGATAGCTTATTAGCCAACTATTAATGGCTCTTATAAGTTATCATCACTAATTATTCAAGATAATATAAACTATTATTTGTGCTCTATATACAAAAGAAATAGCGCAATAACCTTAGGCCTTAGCCATTCAGTGAATCTTTTTCTGCTGCTGCTCATGATTGATTGCAAACTTTATGTATTTCTGcatatgaaattatgaatgaCAAAGTTAAAtgataagaaatgaaaatactaatagtagtagtaaacaTTTGACAATGAGCATTaccttttattttgtaattatttaattagttatgttTCATGTGAAGGGGCACCTAGTGTGGACGAGGATGATGCTGCTTAATTGCTTATTACTACTTGTTAGCATGCTTTTATTGCCCGACTTCTCCAAAAAAATGCTTACCATAATATAGAcattattaattgaaataaacataaaatctTGGCGAAATTGGACCtacattttggtatatttAGATGCAGCATGATGTAACAAGGACCATGGTTTCTATGTTTCACAATCTCAAGATTGTTTGAAAATATTCGAGTGttctaaaataatatagtaatatttaccAAATATAATGAAGATGTccctttattattattttccacCTCTGAAAAAACAGAGGTCAAATGCATGCACTAGCTACCTTATAAAAAATGTGCTGGTGAACTGCAAGTATTTGAAGTAAATGGGAACCATTTTTACTTATGAAATTTGCCTACATGagcatgatttaattaattttaaaatgttggtGTTTTGATGTATTCTTAGAGTAATTAATACACGAAATTACTATAAACTTGGTAGGTATTAATTTAACGAGATATACATAATCTAATTAAGAGTGGGATTAAGTTGAAATTAGGGTACTTGAGTGCAAGCCTATGTCCCTGGACCAACATGAAGGAGGCACCATTGAAAGTGGGATTCTAATTTGACTTTGTACTTGATTTTGTGTGGTGATGAATTGTCTTTCTCAAATCATTCACTCTTTGGACCTAATTTAAATTCCATGTGGAATAGTTGAACACATTCAAACTGAATGCATGTTAACCTCTAATCAGCCAACTCACAACCATCAACAATTGGTTACATCATGCATTATGTAACCCATTGTCCCATCCCATCAGAATCAAACCGGACCCTCTCCTAACTATACATGCAAATGGACGAATCAACGAATccaacttttattattttttattaatttatactagGTTAATAATATCgaagataatttttttgctattcgaatcaaaatagtagtactactcctTCTATATATCAAAACAATCAATACCAATGTGAACTAATGAAAGCCTAGTTCATGTATGATGTTCAcgtaaaatatagtagtactactgtACATCATATCATTTCtccatatatattaaatagtaaaatacaTAAGAATAATATAGCTAGAATATAAAAACTTAAGatcatacataaaattatagtattatttaattttattttataaactgAAATTTGTAAACTagaccccccccccccctcttataatactactatgtaaaatattaatgtaacCTAACTTTATTCTCCACTTGGTAATTGGTAGTATTATACATTATATTAGAAGCATAGCTCACTAACATGTATCCATAGAAAACGTTATGATTtcagtaaataaaatttactcccTTCCTCTTTCGTTATGCAAATGAATTGCTTATATCGGCACACTCCAAAACAGTTCAAATGAACTTAATTATGCTGGTTTTCAAGAATTTTTATATCTATGTGTTTAATAGTAAATCAATATAGTGTtcgaaagaaaaaattaaagtagtatTTGGCGCCAAGTCATTAATATTCCTGACTAATAACAACCCATTTTCCGGATTCTTGTTagaatctaaataaataatggaaataaTAGCACCACTAATTCCAAATCAACTTTGGTCCATCAATAATGCTAAtcccttttaattattactatcaaATTTGTTCCTCTTGTTGACTGAACCTAATTTTTCTCCCCAAAGATTGCACTATAACACATTAATaatcaagaaaacaaaacagGAAGAATCAATTCCATTTCTGCATTGATGGCAGGAAAGCATACACGTTAGAATGATGTACAAAAGCAACCTTTTCTCCCAAGATATAATTAGATATTGATGTTATTATATGCACAAGAATTGATACCTACCTTATTTTAAATCActaaataccaaaaaatttcCTCTATATAAGCTTGCACTACCACATCACAAAGAGTGTGCAGCAGTTGATTTCCCATCATATTTTGCAAATAAATTCCCTCTTTGTATATAGTTTTTGTTCTTCTCTTTGAGGAAGCTAGAGGACTTCCCGACAATAATCAAggtaacacacacacacacacacatgatGAACATTTATCATTTGTTGCTATAAATATTGAGTATTTTTGGTGATTTTATTCAAGATGGGAGAGGGAACTGCCACCAACAACCACCACCAGCACCACCACAACGCCCAAGTGTTCGACGTCTCAGTCAATATGGCCCCACATTGCGGCTCCAAGGCCGTGGATGATGACGGCCGCCCCCAAAGAACTGGTACCTTCGCGTCCCTAACTATTTCCACACCATCAATTACTATATTACTAAGGcctataaattttgtttagggAGTGTTTGGACAGCAAGTGCACACATTATAACTGCGGTGATTGGATCTGGAGTTTTGTCGTTGGCATGGGCGATAGGCCAGCTGGGATGGATTGCTGGACCGACTGTGATGCTGCTATTCTCCTTCGTCATCTACTACACCTCCACTCTCCTAGCCGACTGCTATCGCTCTGGAGATCCTTTGTTCGGGAAGAGAAACTACACTTACATGGATGCGGTTCGATCCAACCTTGGTatgcatataaaatttttaacacTAATAAGTCATGACAAGAAGAAATTGATTTGCTAATGTGATTTATGATAGGTGGATCTAAGGTGAAATTGTGTGGGATGATTCAATATATGAATATCTTTGGAGTAGCTGTTGGGTACACAATTGCCTCCTCCATAAGCATGATGTGAGTTCACTTCATTCATGCATGCTAAGGGGCTGTTTGGCTGGGAAGATAGAAGAGTTATCTACCCTGGCAAACGGGCCttagttatttaaattttgtgtgggaatgatgattaattttgatgatgtGAACAGGGCTATCAAAAGATCAAACTGTTTCCACAAGAGTGATGGGAAGGATCCATGTCACATGTCTAGCAATCCATACATGATAGCCTTTGGTGTTACACAGATATTGTTTTCTCAGATTCCGGATTTCGATCAGATATGGTGGCTCTCGATCGTCGCAGCCGTTATGTCCTTCACTTACTCGTCTATCGGCCTAGGCCTCGGCATTGCTCAGACTGCAGGTAACTAATTTTCTGTCTACGGAAAATAGtccattttagtttgtttacaaaaattagtccaattttattttttaaaactttttcatagtaattactactactatttatataggagtagtacatcattttatttataacttataccACTGTGACCCGCTACTGAGCAGCTAACGGAGCCATAAAGGGCAGCCTGACCGGAATAAGCATTGGAGCCGTGACTGAAACCCAAAAGATATGGAGGAGTTTCCAAGCGCTCGGTGACATCGCCTTCGCCTACTCGTTCTCGATCATCCTCATCGAAATCCAAGACACAGTGAAGTCCCCTCCGGCGGAGTcgaaaacaatgaaaaaggCCAGCCTCATCAGCACCGCCGTCACCACCGTCTTCTACATGCTGTGCGGCTGCATGGGCTACGCCGCCTTCGGAGACCTCGCTCCCGGCAACCTCCTCACTGGCTTCGGCTTCTACAACCCTTTCTGGCTCCTCGACATTGCCAACGCCGCCATCGTCATCCACCTCGTCGGCGCCTACCAGGTCTACTGCCAGCCCCTCTTCGCCTTCGTCGAGAAATACGCCGCCGCCAAATGGCCCGACAGCGCCTTCGTCAACCGGGACATCAACATCAAGGGTTTCAACGTCAACATGTTCAGGTATATTACCTCTGTCCTgtaaaaatagattattttattattagtaggacggagagaatattttatattataatatttttatattttgtttatgaccTTTTCAGtctttaaaactaattttctGCGTGCGCCCCTGGTCTGTGCAGGTTGGTGTGGAGGAGCATGTTTGTGTTGATCACGACGCTTATTTCGATGCTGCTGCCGTTTTTCAATGATGTGGTGGGGATTCTCGGGGCGTTCGGGTTTTGGCCGCTGACGGTTTATTTCCCGGTGGAGATGTACATTGCGCAGAAGAAGATACGGCGGTGGAGCACGAGGTGGGTGTGCCTGCAGATGCTGAGCTTCGCGTGCCTCGTTATATCGGTTGCTGCAGCGGCCGGGTCGGTGGCCGGAGTTGTGCTTGATCTCAAGGTTTATAGACCATTCAAGACTAGCTATTGAGAGGCagagttttgttttgtacatCAGATTAATTGGTGGTTGGTGTTGATTAGCTATtgttgtgttttatttgctaTGTTAATTGTCATGTGTTATCTTTTTATTAGCCTTGTGAATGTAAAGAAGGCattatgtaattttagttCACTGCAATCCAGTTAATGTTGGAATGTATGGAAGATGTCGTGTTCAATAAAATTTGGTATGTTAATTGTAACTTTTTCTTCGATTTATTATCACCGTCgggaaataattatttaaccttttcttgaaataaaaCTAGTACTAAATTATAACTTGGGAAATAATTATGTTACCTTTATTATAATAGTCTAGACCTTATTAAGAAGTAATGTAATTTCAGTGTATACAAAATATGAGTTGGGCATAGAATGAAATAGTAGGTGgaaatcataattttagttattttgatatatactgtattatagtactccatgttATATCTAATCTTAGTGATGGATGGATAAGACATTATACCTACCAATTAGCAACACATTTAATATGTCTTGGCCTTTCAACAATGAAAGACAATGAAGtgtttattaattactccatctCCTAAGTTGCCATCTACCAAGCACTCTTTAATTTGTCAAACCAATTATGCGtataatatagaattatagACTTTGATCGACATATTAATACGTCGATCAGACAAATAGAC
This window contains:
- the LOC125207694 gene encoding amino acid permease 3-like, translated to MGEGTATNNHHQHHHNAQVFDVSVNMAPHCGSKAVDDDGRPQRTGSVWTASAHIITAVIGSGVLSLAWAIGQLGWIAGPTVMLLFSFVIYYTSTLLADCYRSGDPLFGKRNYTYMDAVRSNLGGSKVKLCGMIQYMNIFGVAVGYTIASSISMMAIKRSNCFHKSDGKDPCHMSSNPYMIAFGVTQILFSQIPDFDQIWWLSIVAAVMSFTYSSIGLGLGIAQTAANGAIKGSLTGISIGAVTETQKIWRSFQALGDIAFAYSFSIILIEIQDTVKSPPAESKTMKKASLISTAVTTVFYMLCGCMGYAAFGDLAPGNLLTGFGFYNPFWLLDIANAAIVIHLVGAYQVYCQPLFAFVEKYAAAKWPDSAFVNRDINIKGFNVNMFRLVWRSMFVLITTLISMLLPFFNDVVGILGAFGFWPLTVYFPVEMYIAQKKIRRWSTRWVCLQMLSFACLVISVAAAAGSVAGVVLDLKVYRPFKTSY